In one window of Fibrobacter sp. UWH6 DNA:
- the argS gene encoding arginine--tRNA ligase translates to MNSFEQEIANALAATGAFEADAALKLISVPPDTTHGNFTLPCFSLAKTMRKAPKIIAEELAGQVKLPAGLSKVEAVNGYLNFFIDRNFLAKSTLEAIAEKGLAYGHQESNGKVVCIDFSSPNIGKELAFHHLRSTMIGNSLSRIYKAAGYKVERINHLGDWGTAFGKLIVMYLRENRPTDQATLDSLTVKELNILYAAFSKACKEEPGLEDEARAAFTKLEQGDEFYRTLWSAFKAATLKELMRIYDMMGVGFDHYTGESFFEDKIPAILDELREKNLMIKSQDLDVVMLDEFDLNPCLIRKSDGSTLYATRDLAAADYRMKEYNFDKCLYVVDLGQALHFKQVFHVLKKMGREWYTNMYHIPFGVILQLVDGKWEKGKTRTGTASLLRDVIEAAQKKILEFIDAKNPELENKELIARQIGISALTFNDLKNSRVKDVRFDWDAVMSFEGDTGPYVQNAHVRLCSIMRKAGYTVPVSDVNYDQLADDAAYSLINLLSKKADKILGAVAADEPSVLAQYALEIAEAAHKFIHEDRVLGSAEEKSRLFLVQSTQIVLENVLDLLGLFPIRSM, encoded by the coding sequence ATGAACTCGTTTGAGCAAGAAATTGCAAACGCCCTGGCAGCCACCGGCGCATTCGAAGCCGACGCCGCCCTAAAGCTTATCTCTGTGCCGCCTGATACCACCCACGGCAACTTCACCCTTCCCTGCTTCTCGCTGGCAAAGACCATGCGCAAGGCTCCGAAGATTATCGCCGAAGAATTGGCTGGTCAGGTAAAGCTGCCCGCCGGCCTTTCCAAGGTGGAAGCCGTGAACGGTTACCTGAACTTCTTTATCGACCGCAACTTCCTGGCAAAGTCCACTCTCGAAGCTATCGCCGAAAAGGGTCTCGCCTACGGCCACCAGGAATCCAACGGCAAGGTCGTGTGCATTGACTTCAGCTCCCCCAACATCGGTAAGGAACTGGCTTTCCACCACCTCCGTTCCACCATGATCGGTAACTCCCTGAGCCGTATTTACAAGGCCGCCGGTTACAAGGTCGAACGAATCAACCACCTGGGCGACTGGGGTACCGCATTCGGCAAGCTGATCGTGATGTACCTCCGCGAAAATCGTCCCACCGACCAGGCCACCCTGGATTCCCTGACAGTCAAGGAATTGAACATCCTTTATGCAGCCTTCTCCAAGGCATGCAAGGAAGAGCCGGGTCTCGAAGACGAAGCACGCGCCGCATTTACCAAGCTGGAACAGGGCGATGAATTCTACCGCACCCTGTGGTCTGCCTTTAAGGCCGCAACCCTGAAGGAACTGATGCGCATCTACGACATGATGGGCGTCGGCTTTGACCATTACACTGGCGAATCCTTCTTCGAAGACAAGATTCCCGCGATCCTCGACGAACTCCGCGAAAAGAACCTGATGATCAAGAGCCAGGATCTGGACGTGGTGATGCTGGACGAATTCGACCTGAATCCCTGCCTGATCCGCAAGAGCGACGGTTCTACCTTGTACGCAACCCGCGACTTGGCCGCAGCAGACTACCGCATGAAGGAATACAACTTCGACAAGTGCCTCTATGTGGTCGACCTGGGCCAGGCCCTGCACTTCAAGCAGGTATTCCATGTTCTTAAGAAGATGGGCCGCGAATGGTACACCAATATGTACCACATTCCCTTTGGCGTGATCCTCCAGTTGGTGGACGGCAAGTGGGAAAAGGGTAAGACTCGTACAGGTACCGCAAGCCTTTTGCGTGACGTCATTGAAGCCGCACAGAAGAAGATTCTTGAATTCATCGACGCCAAGAATCCGGAACTGGAAAACAAGGAACTGATTGCCCGCCAGATCGGTATTTCCGCACTGACCTTCAACGACCTGAAGAACAGCCGCGTGAAGGACGTCCGTTTTGATTGGGATGCCGTCATGAGCTTTGAAGGCGACACTGGTCCTTATGTCCAGAACGCACACGTCCGTCTCTGCAGCATCATGCGCAAGGCCGGCTACACCGTTCCCGTTTCCGACGTGAACTACGACCAGCTGGCAGACGATGCCGCCTATAGCTTGATCAACCTTCTTTCCAAGAAGGCCGACAAGATTCTCGGCGCTGTCGCCGCTGACGAACCCAGCGTTCTCGCCCAGTATGCATTGGAAATCGCAGAAGCCGCACACAAGTTCATCCACGAAGACCGAGTTCTCGGCAGCGCCGAAGAAAAGTCCCGTCTGTTCCTGGTGCAGTCCACCCAGATCGTCCTGGAAAACGTCCTGGACCTCCTGGGCCTCTTCCCGATTCGCTCCATGTAA
- the rsfS gene encoding ribosome silencing factor, with product MTTRNDLPESIQLGASILFELRAQNVQLIDLRGIKDVTDFFLVATCESEAQMQAILNELHKEFKANKLSSLGVEYKEGVRWAVFDAGLDLMVHLFEEEKRAEISLDRLYADGKIEELNEADFVREATKKSGDDNELV from the coding sequence ATGACAACAAGAAATGACCTGCCGGAATCCATCCAGCTGGGAGCAAGCATTCTTTTTGAACTGCGCGCCCAGAACGTGCAACTTATCGACCTTCGCGGCATCAAGGACGTAACCGACTTTTTCCTGGTTGCTACTTGCGAAAGCGAAGCCCAGATGCAGGCTATCCTCAATGAACTCCACAAGGAATTCAAGGCCAACAAGCTTTCATCCCTTGGTGTGGAATACAAGGAAGGTGTTCGTTGGGCCGTATTCGACGCAGGCCTGGACCTGATGGTACACCTGTTCGAAGAAGAAAAGCGCGCCGAAATTTCTTTGGACCGTCTGTATGCCGACGGCAAGATTGAAGAACTGAATGAAGCCGACTTCGTTCGCGAAGCCACCAAGAAGTCTGGAGACGACAATGAACTCGTTTGA
- a CDS encoding LytR C-terminal domain-containing protein — protein MAIFGCKEEVEAPKVQEVRSYKGDVEVLNSCGMQGAAASMRNYLRQNGFDVVSSRNDRLQNYDETIIVLRNPEWEGAQALARALKTDNVLVVASKRAVVDAAVYIGKDFKQIIEPEEGNTK, from the coding sequence TTGGCAATTTTCGGGTGCAAGGAAGAAGTTGAAGCCCCGAAAGTTCAGGAAGTCCGCTCTTACAAGGGCGACGTAGAAGTCCTGAACAGCTGTGGTATGCAGGGTGCTGCTGCCTCCATGAGAAATTACCTGAGACAGAATGGTTTTGACGTGGTCAGTTCCCGCAATGACCGGTTGCAGAATTACGACGAGACGATCATCGTGCTGCGAAATCCGGAATGGGAAGGCGCGCAGGCATTGGCCAGGGCGCTCAAGACCGACAACGTGCTGGTTGTGGCAAGTAAGCGAGCCGTGGTAGACGCAGCGGTATATATCGGAAAAGACTTTAAACAAATCATCGAACCCGAAGAGGGAAATACAAAATGA
- the panD gene encoding aspartate 1-decarboxylase, whose product MQLELLKSKIHRATVTDANLNYEGSITIARDLMDAAGILPFEKVGVLDVNNGSRLDTYVIEGPAQSGVICLNGAAARLVQPGDLVIIVAYATMSPEEAKSWTPTVVHVNEKNEIVQK is encoded by the coding sequence ATGCAGCTAGAATTACTCAAAAGCAAAATTCATCGCGCAACAGTTACCGATGCCAACCTCAATTACGAAGGTTCCATCACTATTGCCCGCGACTTGATGGATGCTGCAGGAATCCTCCCTTTCGAAAAAGTCGGCGTTCTTGACGTGAACAACGGTTCCCGTCTGGATACTTATGTCATTGAAGGCCCCGCCCAGTCTGGCGTGATTTGCCTGAACGGCGCCGCCGCCCGACTGGTTCAGCCAGGCGACCTGGTGATTATCGTCGCCTACGCCACCATGAGCCCTGAAGAAGCAAAGAGCTGGACTCCCACCGTGGTTCACGTGAACGAAAAGAACGAAATCGTCCAGAAGTAA
- a CDS encoding SPOR domain-containing protein, with product MNYISKHLTLAAILLSAISVSAQDAATALANAQKSYVSGNWKEAASAYEKACPMQPKEKQAECLLWNILALSQTGDAASFKKAGKRLDSLVQKVSPQESLYADLMMTSAQFRLYLGKYELAAQDLIHAIETSKPHHNVVLQKVCTAVKAKSSNEDLKERCELLKNPDSLAAMQKAKTEAAEAPAQAQPATTAPAVPAQAAAPAPTQATAPVQAAAPAQPTTQPAAQPAPATQTAEVKPAAESPKPAEAPKPAVEATKPAAPVAAQPAPAVQASAPAVAPATTPAPAAAPAADKPSEEYWILQLGAYSVKAYADLMVNNLKKQKIACTIVEQPRGEKILYLVHTGHFATKEAAIDFAADKLVKQKIEYQPLLRK from the coding sequence ATGAATTACATTAGCAAGCATTTAACCCTAGCAGCAATTCTTTTATCCGCAATTAGCGTTAGCGCACAGGACGCAGCAACAGCCCTGGCAAACGCACAGAAGTCCTATGTTTCCGGCAACTGGAAAGAAGCGGCAAGCGCCTACGAAAAGGCATGCCCCATGCAGCCCAAGGAAAAGCAGGCAGAATGCCTTTTGTGGAACATCCTCGCCCTTTCTCAAACCGGCGACGCAGCCTCTTTCAAGAAGGCAGGCAAGCGCCTTGATAGTCTGGTCCAGAAGGTTAGCCCCCAGGAATCCCTGTACGCGGACCTGATGATGACCAGCGCCCAGTTCCGCCTTTACCTGGGCAAGTACGAGTTGGCCGCCCAGGACCTGATCCACGCCATCGAGACATCCAAGCCCCACCACAACGTGGTACTCCAGAAGGTTTGTACCGCAGTAAAGGCAAAGAGCAGCAACGAAGACTTGAAGGAACGTTGCGAACTGCTGAAGAATCCAGATTCCCTGGCCGCCATGCAGAAGGCAAAGACTGAAGCCGCCGAAGCTCCCGCACAGGCACAACCCGCCACAACAGCACCTGCCGTTCCAGCACAGGCTGCAGCACCTGCCCCGACGCAAGCCACCGCCCCTGTACAAGCTGCGGCTCCTGCACAGCCGACCACCCAGCCTGCGGCGCAACCCGCTCCGGCAACTCAGACTGCAGAAGTAAAACCCGCGGCAGAAAGTCCGAAGCCTGCAGAAGCTCCTAAACCCGCAGTGGAAGCAACCAAGCCCGCAGCACCTGTTGCCGCCCAGCCGGCACCTGCAGTTCAAGCAAGCGCTCCGGCTGTAGCCCCCGCAACAACTCCAGCACCCGCTGCAGCCCCGGCAGCCGACAAGCCTTCCGAAGAATACTGGATCCTCCAGTTGGGCGCCTACAGCGTAAAGGCCTATGCGGACTTGATGGTGAACAACCTGAAAAAGCAGAAAATTGCCTGCACTATCGTGGAGCAGCCCCGCGGCGAAAAGATCCTGTACCTGGTGCATACAGGTCACTTTGCGACAAAGGAAGCGGCCATTGACTTCGCCGCAGACAAACTGGTAAAGCAGAAAATCGAGTACCAGCCCCTTTTGAGAAAATAA
- the miaB gene encoding tRNA (N6-isopentenyl adenosine(37)-C2)-methylthiotransferase MiaB, with translation MKKYYLATYGCQMNEYDSALIAQKLDMEGCMETGDITEADFIIVNTCSVREKAEDTAFANISKYRKLKKANPDLKVVVCGCMAKNRGPEILKRLKVVNYVVGPDQYKNIPELLLAGPDSPLHKTHHRMFLDEDITQNYVGDYAKVKHDFSTFVTIQRGCNKRCSYCIVPYLRGPEKYRDMNDVLTEVQKAADKGITEVMLLGQTVNAYKNGDHNFADLLTRVSEIGGIERIRFTSPHPRHYTNELIDVLLNNPKVCHYAHIPIQSGSDAMLKKMRRQHNMEQYMSVIEQLRSKDPLYGISTDVICGFVGETDEDFEDTMKAFEACQFDSAYMFIYSPRKGTESYKETETLTAEEKLARHTRLVALQNEITAKRNQLMIGRTETLLVEGSSSRDENELMGKTDNFKKVIFKPTRIVKPGDYVKVKIDDMKGWTLRGTLLDD, from the coding sequence ATGAAGAAATATTACTTGGCCACTTACGGCTGCCAGATGAACGAATATGACTCGGCCCTCATTGCCCAGAAACTGGACATGGAAGGCTGTATGGAAACCGGCGACATTACCGAAGCCGATTTCATCATCGTCAACACCTGCTCCGTACGCGAAAAGGCAGAAGACACCGCATTCGCCAACATCAGCAAGTACCGCAAGCTGAAGAAAGCTAACCCGGACTTGAAGGTGGTGGTTTGCGGTTGCATGGCCAAGAACCGCGGTCCGGAAATTCTCAAGCGACTGAAGGTGGTGAACTACGTCGTAGGTCCGGACCAGTACAAGAATATTCCCGAGTTGCTGCTGGCAGGCCCCGATAGCCCGCTGCACAAGACTCACCACCGCATGTTCCTGGATGAAGACATCACCCAGAACTACGTCGGCGATTACGCCAAGGTGAAGCACGATTTTAGCACCTTCGTTACCATCCAGCGTGGATGCAACAAGCGCTGCAGTTACTGCATCGTTCCCTACCTCCGCGGCCCCGAAAAGTACCGCGACATGAACGACGTTCTGACGGAAGTCCAGAAGGCAGCGGACAAGGGCATTACCGAAGTGATGCTGCTGGGCCAGACGGTGAACGCCTACAAAAACGGCGACCACAATTTCGCAGACCTGCTTACCCGCGTGTCCGAGATTGGCGGCATTGAACGAATCCGCTTTACCAGCCCCCATCCTCGCCACTACACCAACGAACTCATCGATGTTCTGCTGAACAACCCCAAGGTTTGCCATTACGCCCACATTCCTATCCAGAGCGGCAGCGACGCCATGCTGAAGAAGATGCGTCGCCAGCACAACATGGAACAGTACATGAGCGTTATCGAGCAACTCCGCAGCAAGGACCCGCTGTACGGTATTTCCACCGACGTGATTTGCGGTTTCGTTGGCGAAACCGACGAAGACTTCGAAGACACCATGAAGGCATTTGAAGCCTGCCAGTTCGACAGCGCCTACATGTTTATCTACAGCCCCCGCAAGGGAACTGAATCCTACAAGGAAACGGAAACTCTGACCGCCGAAGAAAAATTGGCACGTCACACCCGCCTGGTAGCCTTGCAGAATGAGATTACCGCCAAGCGTAACCAGCTCATGATCGGCCGCACCGAAACCCTCCTTGTGGAAGGCAGTTCCAGCCGCGACGAAAATGAACTTATGGGCAAGACCGACAACTTCAAGAAGGTCATCTTCAAGCCCACCCGCATCGTGAAGCCCGGCGACTACGTGAAGGTGAAAATTGACGACATGAAGGGCTGGACCCTTCGCGGCACTTTGTTGGACGATTAA
- a CDS encoding AgmX/PglI C-terminal domain-containing protein has translation MDMARFFYKCLGRFALMTAAALWAGCDNAEKRESVKEEPARDISSSSLLKKEIKDSKYLPKQESIVVQGTTVLYGTMPVVGDCLYGCHTPIGESKAKGLVKKLTERDLKFEGSLSGEQLSKIVCPRTQGLRHIYNKFLKKKPGFEGRLVLQLTIAPDGSITNAVVKSSTTGYDDFDAEIKMAVSRWKFEKSDGITSVTVPFEFSESSDK, from the coding sequence ATGGACATGGCCCGTTTCTTCTACAAATGCTTAGGCCGTTTTGCCCTTATGACTGCAGCCGCCCTGTGGGCAGGTTGCGACAATGCTGAGAAGAGAGAATCTGTAAAGGAGGAGCCTGCAAGGGACATTTCTTCTAGCTCCTTGCTGAAAAAAGAAATCAAGGATTCCAAGTATCTTCCAAAACAAGAAAGTATTGTTGTCCAGGGAACTACTGTTCTCTACGGAACGATGCCTGTTGTTGGGGATTGTCTTTATGGTTGTCATACACCGATTGGCGAATCAAAAGCGAAAGGGCTAGTGAAGAAATTGACTGAACGGGATCTTAAATTTGAGGGATCTCTTTCTGGTGAGCAACTATCTAAAATTGTATGTCCACGAACACAAGGTCTTCGCCATATCTACAATAAGTTCTTAAAAAAGAAGCCTGGATTTGAAGGCCGCTTGGTGTTGCAGCTGACCATTGCTCCTGACGGCTCGATAACCAATGCTGTCGTAAAATCATCAACCACTGGTTATGACGATTTTGACGCAGAAATAAAGATGGCTGTAAGTCGTTGGAAATTTGAAAAATCCGACGGAATCACCTCTGTGACCGTTCCGTTTGAATTTTCGGAATCGTCGGATAAATAG
- a CDS encoding HAD family hydrolase, which translates to MTNSEELKELLARKELFIFDLDGTMFNSLGDLAPAVNYALKQFGIQEISMENVRSCIGNGSRNLIRRSVASGIMFGAGKTAGEPIAGKSSAEHLDVRDKEAVNAILEGAGFDEAKIDEVLKVYSDYYWDHCTIDTEPYEGVLEFIDWICSSESRGEGKKIAAMLTNKPVAPAKKILEKFGLIGNGDSVQGDAADKIVTYLCGDTTPERKPGPGGIYAILEKLGVAPEKAVMIGDDTPDVTAAKNAGIDSIICLEGFGRPENLLPLEPRYTIRHIKDLLKLV; encoded by the coding sequence ATGACTAACAGCGAAGAACTGAAAGAATTATTGGCCCGCAAGGAACTGTTCATTTTCGACTTGGACGGCACCATGTTCAATTCATTGGGGGACTTGGCTCCCGCGGTGAATTACGCTTTGAAGCAGTTCGGCATTCAGGAAATTTCAATGGAAAATGTTCGCAGTTGCATCGGCAACGGATCCAGGAATTTGATTCGCAGGTCTGTAGCGTCGGGCATTATGTTCGGTGCGGGCAAAACCGCCGGCGAACCCATTGCAGGTAAGAGCAGCGCCGAACATTTGGACGTTCGCGACAAGGAAGCGGTAAATGCGATTTTAGAAGGCGCAGGTTTTGACGAAGCTAAAATCGATGAAGTGCTGAAAGTTTACTCCGATTATTACTGGGATCACTGCACCATCGACACGGAACCCTACGAAGGTGTGCTTGAATTTATAGACTGGATTTGTAGCAGCGAAAGTCGCGGCGAAGGTAAGAAAATCGCCGCCATGCTAACCAACAAGCCTGTGGCACCTGCAAAGAAAATCCTGGAAAAGTTTGGATTGATTGGGAACGGGGATTCCGTGCAGGGGGACGCCGCGGACAAAATTGTCACTTACCTCTGCGGAGACACCACACCGGAACGCAAGCCCGGCCCCGGCGGCATTTACGCGATTTTGGAGAAGTTGGGCGTCGCCCCGGAAAAGGCGGTCATGATCGGCGACGACACCCCGGATGTGACGGCCGCCAAGAACGCAGGCATTGACAGCATCATCTGCCTGGAAGGTTTCGGTCGCCCCGAAAATTTATTGCCCTTAGAGCCCCGCTATACCATTAGGCACATCAAGGACTTGCTGAAGCTGGTATAA
- a CDS encoding CatB-related O-acetyltransferase produces MNPNPNNIHPIAGYDKEIYVKPSIKNPNIIVGDFTYIADSEFESHVTHFYPWSKDKLIIGKFCQIAAGVEFVMNDANHQMNSVSTFPFYTLEGWDMAPPKPEDMPFKGNTVIGNDVWIGQNATILPGTQIGDGAIIGACSVVSGIVDPYTIVAGNPAKTIRKRFDDELINLMLEWKWWDKSIEEINSLIPILTNNNLGIVKEKIKELLK; encoded by the coding sequence ATGAATCCGAATCCAAACAATATTCATCCCATCGCCGGATACGATAAAGAAATCTACGTAAAACCCTCCATCAAAAATCCAAACATCATCGTTGGGGATTTTACTTATATAGCTGATTCTGAATTCGAAAGTCATGTCACCCATTTTTACCCCTGGAGCAAAGATAAGCTGATTATCGGAAAATTCTGCCAGATTGCAGCGGGTGTTGAGTTTGTCATGAACGACGCCAATCATCAAATGAACTCCGTGTCCACATTCCCCTTCTACACTCTTGAAGGGTGGGACATGGCTCCGCCAAAGCCAGAGGACATGCCCTTCAAGGGGAATACAGTCATCGGCAACGACGTTTGGATTGGTCAGAATGCGACAATCCTCCCGGGAACACAAATTGGGGATGGCGCAATCATCGGAGCTTGCAGTGTTGTTTCAGGAATCGTAGACCCCTACACCATTGTCGCAGGGAACCCAGCAAAAACCATCCGCAAACGTTTTGACGACGAACTCATCAACCTGATGCTAGAATGGAAATGGTGGGACAAATCCATTGAAGAAATCAATAGTTTGATACCCATTCTTACCAACAACAATCTCGGAATCGTCAAAGAAAAAATCAAAGAGCTTTTGAAATGA
- a CDS encoding sensor domain-containing diguanylate cyclase, which translates to MNESLATRFSRSIIFKVILVLLVSMTIVVTGSTFFMNDKQNDLMLEWNFNNNEAQLAQIMNTATTEMRQFGDRLSLLTKTSELQGMEPTTAASFLKSYSVSSLFISGETVTVYDREDKFVCDNAMVSSPTESPYPIEFSRITPHRPYITPWFRTSQDAPPQRIFAIGIVNRAAGDGSLVATFSLRRIWKHLVEYKVGKNGFVMAVNSLGEILYHPDLKQWLTGTHKIAELGLNIDPKNFDTKSAEYHTLADGVTYLTNFRYDSAYDFALFSFQPKSEIDNMVTSSSVGNWVILVASMFIIFFLAAWMFAKMGLPLNNLTYHIYEIVEGKEMEQIHVGNRNDEIGMLSKAFNVMISTIQRQIRELEAHRKSLEQEVSERTKELKIANKKLDLISRTDELTGLPNRRDMNETIANEIERTLRSRKPFCFIFVDIDHFKVINDTYGHACGDVILKSVSQTIRGLLRKYDVFARYGGEEFLTLLPETDLEGATAVAERFRRQIEMMTVHYADYTINITITLGVSQFDHRLGADRSIQLADKALYQGKESGRNKVVVWQPEWTTESDYEAAAIEMNEISKNGVPTVVTDFGERAAGNGLNFTDEDINKA; encoded by the coding sequence ATGAACGAGTCCCTGGCAACAAGGTTTTCCAGAAGTATCATCTTCAAGGTGATCCTGGTCCTGCTAGTTTCCATGACCATTGTGGTCACGGGAAGTACGTTCTTCATGAACGACAAACAGAACGACCTGATGCTAGAGTGGAACTTCAACAATAACGAAGCCCAGCTAGCCCAGATCATGAACACAGCCACAACCGAAATGCGACAGTTCGGTGACAGGCTTTCGCTCTTGACCAAGACGTCCGAATTGCAGGGCATGGAACCGACAACAGCGGCAAGCTTCCTTAAAAGCTACAGCGTTTCGTCCCTGTTTATCTCAGGAGAAACAGTTACCGTTTACGACCGCGAAGACAAGTTCGTATGCGACAACGCCATGGTCAGTTCCCCCACGGAATCCCCCTACCCCATTGAATTTTCCAGAATAACCCCCCACCGCCCCTACATTACCCCCTGGTTTAGAACGTCACAAGACGCCCCTCCCCAGAGGATCTTTGCAATCGGTATCGTCAACCGCGCTGCCGGTGACGGTAGCCTGGTAGCCACCTTCTCTCTGCGCCGCATCTGGAAGCACCTGGTAGAGTATAAGGTCGGCAAGAATGGTTTCGTTATGGCAGTCAATAGCCTAGGCGAAATCCTCTACCATCCGGACTTGAAACAATGGCTCACGGGAACCCACAAGATTGCAGAATTGGGACTAAATATTGACCCCAAAAATTTTGACACGAAGAGTGCAGAATACCACACCCTGGCCGATGGAGTCACTTATCTGACCAACTTCAGATATGATTCTGCCTACGACTTCGCCCTATTCTCCTTCCAGCCCAAGAGCGAAATTGACAACATGGTAACATCGTCTTCCGTGGGCAACTGGGTCATCCTGGTAGCTTCCATGTTCATCATTTTCTTCCTGGCCGCCTGGATGTTTGCCAAGATGGGCCTGCCTCTGAACAATCTGACCTACCATATCTACGAAATCGTCGAAGGCAAGGAAATGGAGCAGATTCATGTGGGTAACCGCAATGACGAAATCGGCATGCTGTCCAAAGCCTTTAACGTCATGATTTCAACAATCCAGCGACAAATCCGCGAATTGGAAGCCCATCGTAAGAGCTTGGAACAGGAAGTTTCCGAACGAACCAAGGAATTGAAAATCGCCAACAAGAAACTGGACCTGATTTCAAGAACAGACGAACTGACCGGACTCCCCAACCGCCGTGACATGAATGAGACTATAGCCAATGAAATCGAAAGGACCCTGCGCAGTCGAAAGCCATTCTGTTTCATCTTCGTGGACATTGACCATTTCAAGGTAATTAACGACACCTACGGCCACGCTTGCGGTGACGTCATCCTAAAATCCGTATCGCAGACTATCCGCGGACTATTACGCAAGTACGACGTCTTTGCCCGCTATGGTGGCGAAGAATTCCTGACCCTCCTGCCCGAAACAGATCTGGAAGGGGCAACCGCCGTTGCAGAACGCTTCCGCCGTCAAATCGAGATGATGACAGTCCATTACGCCGACTACACCATCAACATTACCATCACCCTGGGCGTCTCCCAGTTTGACCACCGTCTCGGAGCCGACCGTAGCATCCAGCTGGCCGATAAGGCTCTGTACCAGGGCAAGGAATCCGGCAGAAACAAGGTTGTGGTATGGCAACCCGAATGGACCACCGAGTCAGACTACGAAGCGGCAGCCATCGAAATGAATGAAATTTCAAAGAATGGCGTCCCGACCGTAGTTACCGATTTTGGGGAACGCGCTGCGGGAAATGGTCTGAACTTCACAGACGAAGATATTAATAAAGCTTAA